The following proteins are co-located in the Mesorhizobium sp. M1E.F.Ca.ET.045.02.1.1 genome:
- a CDS encoding D-arabinono-1,4-lactone oxidase — MSNQVCRVKHFEMPSSDDDVCRTIKTAASTNLRVRVVGTGHSYTPIVPTDGVLISAERLTGIENIDPTNGSVTLRGGTRICDVGLELRSAGWALPNQGDIDLQTMSGAVSTGTHGSGDSLQCLAGPIIGMRIAMGDGSIANFDASQDIDVLNAAKVCLGMLGVVLSVTMKLVPAFDLHDKIWREDFEECMDHLDQLCQENRSLRVFWCPTEHSASLYSLPDTSGIGRTRSKADVCEIRTLNVTTQPSAAVEAQAGERIGPSYRIFPGSIPMPNHNECEYSVPYEDGPAVLREIRKLIQTKHPSQIFPVEYRTVAADDIWLSPYFERKTAMISVSGAAGEDYWDFIRDCETIFSWVKGRPHWGKLHSLGRSEIEGLYPRYGDFISQRARFDPDGRFLNDYLRERFS; from the coding sequence GTGAGCAATCAGGTTTGTCGGGTGAAGCATTTTGAAATGCCAAGTTCGGACGATGACGTCTGCAGAACGATCAAGACAGCAGCTTCAACCAATCTGCGCGTCCGCGTAGTGGGTACGGGGCACTCTTATACGCCGATTGTCCCCACGGACGGAGTTCTAATCTCCGCGGAGCGTCTAACAGGGATCGAAAATATCGACCCAACCAACGGCAGCGTAACCCTCCGCGGCGGAACGCGGATTTGTGACGTTGGCCTTGAACTGCGTTCTGCTGGTTGGGCATTGCCCAACCAGGGCGATATCGATCTGCAGACGATGAGCGGGGCCGTATCGACGGGTACGCATGGCAGCGGCGATAGTTTGCAATGCTTAGCGGGCCCGATAATTGGAATGCGGATAGCGATGGGCGATGGATCCATCGCCAATTTCGATGCTTCGCAAGACATCGATGTCCTCAACGCTGCGAAAGTTTGTCTCGGAATGCTTGGCGTGGTGCTTTCCGTCACGATGAAGCTTGTTCCTGCTTTTGATCTTCATGACAAAATATGGCGTGAGGATTTTGAAGAATGCATGGATCATTTGGATCAGCTATGTCAGGAAAACCGGAGCCTCCGCGTGTTCTGGTGCCCGACCGAACACTCGGCATCGTTATACAGCCTGCCCGACACGTCTGGCATTGGTCGTACGCGCAGTAAAGCTGATGTCTGCGAAATCAGAACGCTGAACGTCACAACTCAGCCGTCAGCAGCTGTCGAAGCACAGGCCGGCGAGAGAATAGGGCCCAGCTATCGGATATTTCCGGGTTCAATTCCGATGCCGAACCATAACGAATGCGAATACTCGGTGCCCTACGAGGACGGTCCGGCGGTATTGCGTGAAATACGCAAGCTGATCCAGACGAAGCATCCGTCGCAGATATTCCCGGTTGAGTATAGAACCGTGGCGGCTGACGATATTTGGTTGAGTCCATACTTTGAGCGGAAGACCGCAATGATATCGGTGTCCGGCGCAGCAGGAGAGGACTACTGGGATTTCATCCGCGATTGCGAGACAATCTTTTCCTGGGTAAAAGGTCGTCCGCACTGGGGCAAACTTCACAGCCTGGGCCGGTCCGAGATCGAAGGCTTGTACCCAAGATACGGGGATTTTATTTCTCAAAGGGCTCGCTTCGACCCGGACGGTCGCTTCCTGAACGACTACCTGCGCGAACGTTTCAGCTAA